Proteins encoded in a region of the Vicia villosa cultivar HV-30 ecotype Madison, WI linkage group LG5, Vvil1.0, whole genome shotgun sequence genome:
- the LOC131606385 gene encoding zinc finger protein ZAT9-like: MMEKHKCKYCYRSFSNGRALGGHMRSHMMNLPIPPKPNDSPPSPSPPPPPPPTIQLSFEAESDSSPSSSSLYSLRENPKRSFIFTDPNQFIDAGSIILQQESETETETESSKNPTRPRSKRVRKLDTAKPNDSVLSSSSDITTEEDIAFCLMLLSRDNNNNWRSQTHTQTQTQRQQHNYHDQDHEQLEQHHYYVDEDEDDADADVEVEEIEEEEESEAESEEELKPMKKVRGRYKCDTCNKVFRSYQALGGHRASHKKTKQLAGDSSSQHDEKINIENINVNINVNVEKKIHECPVCFREFASGQALGGHKRTHGIGTSLSAASAPTSTTTIAAVTASAAAATNVEVVVRSSAKFGDSLLDLNLPAPMDDGDGDGGDEGGSAVSDS; the protein is encoded by the coding sequence atgatGGAAAAACACAAGTGCAAATATTGTTATAGAAGTTTCTCCAATGGAAGAGCATTAGGCGGACACATGAGATCACACATGATGAACCTACCAATTCCTCCCAAACCAAACGACTCACCACCATCACCATCACCaccgccaccaccaccaccaacgATTCAACTCAGTTTCGAAGCCGAGTCAGATTCATCTCCTTCATCCTCATCTCTCTATAGCCTTAGAGAGAATCCAAAACGAAGCTTCATTTTCACAGATCCCAATCAATTCATCGACGCCGGTTCCATAATTCTCCAACAAGAAAGCGAAACCGAAACCGAAACTGAGTCGTCGAAGAATCCAACTCGTCCACGATCCAAACGAGTCAGGAAACTCGACACCGCGAAACCGAATGACTCGGTTCTGAGTTCTTCTTCGGATATAACTACCGAAGAAGACATCGCTTTTTGTCTCATGTTGCTCTCTCGCGACAATAACAACAATTGGCGATCTCAAACAcatacacaaacacaaacacaaagacAACAGCACAATTATCATGATCAAGATCATGAACAACTAGAACAGCATCATTATTACGTCGATGAAGACGAAGACGACGCTGACGCTGACGTAGAAGTCGAAGAaatcgaagaagaagaagaaagtgaaGCTGAATCTGAGGAGGAACTGAAACCGATGAAGAAAGTACGAGGAAGATACAAATGCGACACGTGTAACAAAGTGTTTCGATCTTATCAAGCACTAGGAGGACACAGAGCGAGTCACAAGAAAACTAAACAACTTGCTGGCGATTCATCTTCACAGCACGATGAGAAAATCAACATTGAAAACATTAACgttaatattaatgttaatgtTGAGAAGAAAATTCATGAGTGTCCTGTTTGTTTTAGAGAATTTGCTTCAGGTCAAGCACTTGGTGGACATAAGAGAACACATGGTATTGGAACATCGTTATCAGCAGCATCAGcaccaacatcaacaacaacaatagcagCGGTTACGGCATCAGCAGCAGCAGCAACAAACGTTGAGGTTGTTGTTCGAAGTTCTGCGAAATTCGGAGATAGTTTGTTAGATCTAAATCTTCCTGCTCCTATGGATGATGGTGATGGTGATGGTGGTGATGAAGGTGGTTCTGCGGTTTCCGATTCATAA